Proteins encoded by one window of Ralstonia sp. RRA:
- a CDS encoding cupin domain-containing protein, with the protein MGENQGNLFADVPAGAPEEVLTALLERPGLKIERIVSNGQASPPGFWYDSAQEEWVLLMEGSAAVQIEGETEPRLLRPGAWLHLPAHCRHRVAWTDTSRPTVWLAVHYGAG; encoded by the coding sequence ATGGGCGAGAACCAGGGCAATCTCTTCGCTGATGTACCGGCCGGAGCTCCCGAAGAGGTCCTCACCGCGCTGCTGGAGCGCCCCGGGCTGAAGATCGAGCGCATCGTCTCCAATGGGCAGGCCAGCCCGCCCGGCTTCTGGTACGACAGTGCCCAGGAAGAATGGGTGCTGCTGATGGAGGGCAGCGCGGCGGTGCAGATCGAGGGCGAAACGGAACCGCGCCTGTTGCGGCCGGGTGCCTGGCTACACCTTCCCGCGCATTGTCGGCACCGGGTGGCATGGACTGATACCAGCCGACCGACCGTCTGGCTGGCCGTGCACTACGGCGCTGGTTGA
- the fliD gene encoding flagellar filament capping protein FliD, whose amino-acid sequence MATTNTYIPPISIPGIGTSIDVNTLVTKLMQAEGKGMVVHQNQQKVFQAQLSAVGSLKGALSTFQTAMANLTNADTFSGMKASGHDTSILNVNVGSTAPSGTYNVKVTQLAQAQVLSAQGQASNKVPVGSGTPTTISFSFGTVSGGTLTNGKYNGATFTQNGNLAGGSIKIDASNNTLSGIRDAINSANLGVSASIVNDGSGNPYRLVLTSTAGGANSEMKISVSGDSTLQSLLAHDPAGTQNMTEVATGQNALANVNGIDVQSPTNTLTDVVDGTSFTLSKTGNTTVTVGNDAGQASASVLNFVKAYNALRIQLNSLTKFDTANAANNGALAGDVSTKALINQVTDVLGQGIGSGAFQSLGSIGVTMDKEGTLSIDDSKLTAALKKSPSQVAALFAGTGTATDSMLKVAAFSNTTQAGNYAINVTQLATQGSLKGSAPANTTIQSGVNDSLSVTLSGITTSIKVPAGSYTPQSLATQIQSQINASPDLQRAKVDVSIAADANGVLTFTDRQYGSISTVSVSGNGAASLLGGSPTATAGRDVQGTINGVAATGSGQNLYGANGSAADGLTVQVMGGALGDRGSVTVQRGYAAQLHTVSTNLLADKGMVQNATDAINSSLTSLSNQMTQMQRQLDAKQALYYAQFNALSKVVAGMTNTSNYLTQQLAILQKQRTGG is encoded by the coding sequence ATGGCGACGACCAACACCTATATCCCACCGATTTCCATCCCGGGCATCGGCACGAGCATCGATGTCAACACCCTCGTCACCAAGCTGATGCAAGCTGAAGGCAAGGGGATGGTGGTTCATCAGAACCAGCAGAAGGTCTTCCAGGCTCAGCTTTCTGCCGTGGGTTCACTCAAGGGCGCACTGTCGACCTTTCAGACGGCGATGGCCAACCTGACCAACGCTGACACCTTCAGCGGCATGAAGGCCAGCGGGCACGACACGTCGATCCTGAACGTCAACGTGGGCAGCACGGCGCCGTCGGGCACGTACAACGTCAAGGTGACGCAGCTTGCACAGGCGCAGGTGCTCAGCGCGCAGGGCCAGGCATCCAACAAGGTGCCTGTCGGTAGCGGCACGCCCACCACGATCTCGTTCTCGTTCGGCACGGTGTCGGGCGGCACGTTGACCAACGGCAAGTACAACGGCGCCACGTTCACGCAGAACGGCAATCTGGCGGGCGGCTCCATCAAGATCGATGCGTCCAACAACACGTTGTCAGGCATCCGGGACGCCATCAACTCGGCCAATCTGGGCGTGTCGGCCAGCATCGTCAATGACGGCAGCGGCAATCCGTACCGCCTGGTGCTGACCTCCACCGCCGGCGGTGCCAATTCTGAGATGAAGATTTCGGTGTCGGGGGATTCGACACTGCAATCGCTGCTGGCGCATGATCCGGCTGGCACGCAAAACATGACCGAAGTGGCGACGGGCCAGAACGCCCTGGCCAACGTCAACGGCATTGATGTGCAAAGCCCCACCAACACCCTCACGGATGTGGTGGATGGCACGTCGTTCACGCTGTCCAAGACCGGCAACACGACCGTAACGGTCGGCAACGATGCCGGCCAGGCCAGCGCGTCGGTGCTCAATTTCGTCAAGGCTTACAACGCGCTGCGTATCCAGCTCAACTCGCTGACCAAGTTCGATACCGCCAACGCAGCCAACAACGGCGCGCTGGCGGGGGATGTCAGCACCAAGGCGCTCATCAACCAGGTAACGGATGTGCTGGGCCAGGGGATCGGCAGCGGCGCGTTTCAATCGCTGGGCAGCATTGGCGTGACGATGGACAAGGAAGGCACGCTGTCGATCGACGACAGCAAACTCACCGCGGCCCTCAAGAAGTCGCCCAGCCAGGTGGCCGCCCTGTTTGCGGGTACCGGTACGGCAACGGACTCGATGCTCAAGGTCGCGGCGTTCTCCAACACCACGCAGGCGGGCAACTACGCTATCAATGTCACGCAACTGGCAACGCAGGGTTCGCTCAAGGGCTCGGCGCCGGCCAATACGACCATTCAGAGCGGCGTGAACGACAGCCTGTCGGTCACGCTCAGCGGCATCACCACCAGCATCAAGGTGCCGGCCGGCAGCTATACGCCGCAGAGCCTGGCTACGCAGATCCAGAGCCAGATCAACGCATCGCCTGACCTGCAGAGGGCCAAGGTGGATGTGTCGATTGCGGCGGATGCCAACGGCGTGCTGACCTTCACTGATCGGCAATACGGCTCGATTTCAACCGTGTCGGTGTCGGGCAATGGCGCGGCGTCGCTGTTGGGCGGCAGCCCCACCGCCACGGCTGGGCGCGACGTGCAAGGCACCATCAACGGCGTGGCAGCCACCGGCTCCGGGCAGAACCTGTACGGCGCCAACGGCTCTGCAGCCGACGGCCTGACCGTGCAGGTGATGGGCGGCGCGTTGGGCGACCGTGGCAGCGTGACGGTCCAGCGTGGTTACGCAGCACAACTGCACACCGTGTCGACCAATCTGCTGGCAGACAAAGGCATGGTGCAGAACGCCACCGATGCCATCAACAGCTCGCTGACGTCGCTGTCCAACCAGATGACGCAGATGCAGCGCCAGTTGGACGCCAAGCAGGCGCTCTACTACGCGCAGTTCAACGCGCTGTCGAAAGTTGTGGCCGGCATGACGAACACCAGCAACTACCTGACGCAGCAATTGGCAATTCTGCAGAAGCAGCGTACGGGCGGCTAA